One segment of Leuconostoc lactis DNA contains the following:
- a CDS encoding RluA family pseudouridine synthase, whose amino-acid sequence MQFTWTYSGTEQRKVRTFLQAHGVSHRMFSQMKHNGGAILKNGQPVYTSDYLDDGDEVTIVMPTEKSNDLVVPDYKPLDIIFENEHWLVVDKPYGVTTVPGHADRLHTLVNQVKGHLEETNAEDLVPHVVTRLDRDTSGIVLLAKHRFAHAVLDQQLQEHTVEKFYIAYTSGILPEDHGDINAPIGRVEGDFIKREVRDDGKPSRTEYWVERRYDEDGDNPMTRVRVQLHTGRTHQIRVHFQNIGHPLVGDDLYGGPLWHGLERQALHAYHMKFYDPFIEDYREFNTKLPEDLKGLRDLA is encoded by the coding sequence ATGCAATTTACATGGACCTATTCAGGGACTGAACAGCGCAAAGTGCGCACATTTTTACAAGCACATGGTGTGTCACACCGGATGTTTAGCCAAATGAAACACAATGGTGGGGCGATTTTAAAGAACGGCCAACCTGTGTATACGTCGGATTATTTAGATGATGGCGATGAAGTGACCATTGTGATGCCGACGGAAAAAAGTAATGATTTGGTGGTACCAGACTACAAGCCACTAGACATCATTTTTGAAAACGAACATTGGCTCGTTGTCGATAAGCCTTATGGGGTGACGACGGTGCCTGGCCATGCTGACCGATTGCACACGTTGGTCAACCAAGTCAAAGGGCATCTGGAAGAGACGAACGCCGAAGACTTGGTACCACACGTCGTGACACGACTTGATCGTGACACGTCAGGCATTGTGCTATTGGCTAAGCACCGTTTTGCCCATGCCGTTTTGGACCAACAATTGCAAGAGCATACGGTGGAAAAGTTCTATATCGCTTACACAAGCGGTATTTTGCCAGAAGATCATGGCGATATCAATGCGCCAATTGGTCGTGTTGAGGGTGATTTTATTAAGCGTGAAGTCCGTGACGATGGGAAGCCATCGCGGACAGAGTACTGGGTTGAACGCCGCTATGATGAAGATGGCGATAATCCGATGACACGTGTGCGCGTGCAATTGCATACTGGGCGGACACATCAAATTCGCGTTCATTTCCAAAATATTGGCCATCCTTTGGTTGGCGATGACCTCTATGGTGGGCCACTTTGGCATGGCTTGGAACGACAAGCCCTGCATGCTTACCATATGAAGTTTTATGATCCTTTTATTGAGGATTACCGTGAGTTTAATACGAAATTACCAGAAGATTTAAAAGGGCTACGCGATTTGGCATAA
- a CDS encoding NAD kinase translates to MKIAIFNNHDASSQTITQALIVALERAGLTIDHERPDVVVSVGGDGTFLGAFQHYVDQIDTVRFVGLHTGHLGFYTDWLRTELPQLVASLQHDNSERVSYPLLDMTAVYDSGEQYHFLALNEAAIKQPMGTLVADIYLGDQLFERFRGDGIAVATPSGSTAYNKANGGAVLHPSIPAIQMSEIASINNRVFRTLGSPLIVPDGQEIVMRPKSDHFLVMYDQSDIKGQNIAELRFRVADKKIHFAAYRHVDFWQRVKRAFISDIS, encoded by the coding sequence ATGAAAATAGCAATTTTTAACAATCATGACGCCAGTTCACAAACGATTACCCAAGCATTAATCGTTGCGCTGGAAAGAGCGGGCTTAACCATTGATCATGAGCGACCAGACGTCGTTGTGTCGGTGGGTGGTGATGGGACGTTCTTGGGGGCGTTCCAACATTACGTCGATCAAATTGATACGGTACGTTTTGTCGGCTTGCATACCGGTCATTTGGGATTTTATACGGATTGGTTGCGAACAGAACTGCCGCAGCTGGTCGCGAGTCTCCAACATGACAATAGTGAACGGGTCAGCTATCCCTTACTGGATATGACGGCCGTTTATGACAGTGGTGAACAGTACCACTTTTTGGCGTTAAATGAAGCGGCCATTAAGCAACCGATGGGGACGCTGGTGGCCGATATTTATCTTGGTGATCAATTGTTTGAACGGTTTCGTGGGGATGGGATTGCGGTCGCGACCCCATCAGGTTCAACGGCTTATAACAAGGCCAATGGTGGGGCAGTACTACATCCCAGTATTCCGGCCATTCAAATGTCGGAAATTGCCTCGATTAACAACCGCGTATTCCGAACATTGGGCTCACCACTGATTGTGCCAGATGGGCAAGAAATTGTGATGCGACCAAAAAGTGATCATTTTTTGGTGATGTATGACCAATCTGACATCAAGGGCCAAAATATTGCCGAATTACGTTTCCGTGTGGCCGATAAAAAAATTCATTTTGCTGCTTATCGGCACGTGGATTTTTGGCAACGCGTGAAACGTGCGTTTATTAGTGACATAAGTTAA
- a CDS encoding GTP pyrophosphokinase: MNWDQFFVPYEQTVTELKVKLRGLREQYEQDGKNSPIEFVTGRVKSRASIEEKIVRRHLDESRLALDLQDIAGVRVMTKYVEDVYRVVELLRERSDFQILEERDYVMNAKPSGYRSYHIVIEYPVQMYHGEKKILAEIQVRTIAMNVWATIEHDLRYKHGNELPADLAEQLTLLADENFEWDQRVSEIRAAE, encoded by the coding sequence ATGAATTGGGACCAATTCTTTGTGCCATATGAGCAGACAGTGACAGAATTAAAAGTAAAGCTGCGTGGGTTACGCGAACAGTACGAACAAGATGGCAAAAATTCACCCATCGAATTCGTGACTGGCCGGGTGAAATCACGGGCATCTATTGAAGAAAAAATTGTACGACGCCACTTGGATGAATCGCGTTTAGCGCTTGATTTACAAGATATTGCCGGCGTTCGCGTGATGACAAAATATGTGGAAGATGTGTACCGCGTTGTTGAATTACTGCGGGAGCGTTCTGATTTTCAAATTTTAGAAGAACGTGATTATGTGATGAATGCGAAGCCGTCTGGCTATCGTTCGTATCATATTGTGATTGAATATCCAGTTCAGATGTATCATGGCGAAAAAAAAATACTAGCGGAAATTCAAGTTCGCACGATTGCCATGAATGTCTGGGCAACGATTGAACATGATTTGCGTTATAAGCATGGCAACGAACTCCCAGCTGATTTGGCAGAACAACTGACTTTGTTAGCGGACGAAAATTTCGAATGGGATCAGCGTGTCAGTGAAATTCGGGCAGCAGAATGA
- a CDS encoding DsbA family protein, which produces MLDIYHFSNPFSPICLKTEERLLYITPGLATRTRLRFIPLINPDTVTEYATHRAVLTDQPTSLADTIFHVVCDYKAAQIEGNKKARNFLVQIQQRVTNQNLPYSEALSVATAQQVGLNTDDFLHNRITDDTLEAVIADQKLAQTMLQRQEAAIAIDDMLTHEMQLVTDFSVANLVQTFGPHLGNHMTPLALQQQLEALA; this is translated from the coding sequence ATGCTTGATATTTATCATTTTTCCAACCCATTTTCACCAATCTGTTTAAAAACTGAAGAACGCTTACTTTATATTACCCCTGGTCTCGCCACACGCACCCGCCTGCGGTTCATTCCGTTGATCAACCCCGATACAGTCACTGAATATGCGACGCACCGCGCCGTTTTAACGGACCAGCCAACATCGCTAGCCGATACCATTTTCCACGTGGTGTGTGACTATAAAGCAGCCCAAATTGAAGGGAACAAAAAGGCTCGCAACTTTTTGGTGCAAATCCAACAACGTGTGACAAACCAAAATCTGCCTTATTCAGAAGCCTTATCAGTTGCAACAGCACAACAAGTTGGCCTCAATACAGATGATTTTTTGCACAATCGGATCACGGATGACACGCTAGAAGCCGTGATTGCGGATCAAAAATTAGCGCAGACGATGTTGCAACGCCAAGAAGCCGCGATTGCTATTGACGATATGCTCACCCACGAAATGCAACTGGTGACAGACTTCTCAGTGGCGAACTTAGTGCAAACCTTTGGCCCGCACTTGGGCAATCACATGACTCCTTTGGCGCTCCAACAACAACTTGAAGCGCTGGCCTAA
- a CDS encoding SAM-dependent methyltransferase codes for MFEQLQHFQQQFADHPVAQRKINAALTTYLGLAQQQLPDDPLPTLSFSVHQLVNQPALMALETLLADFRQALITTYGIWHLPNNRWLDGLHDFVAGRPVLEIMAGNGVISHGLRARGDDVIATDNFVWSGQDNQRPDPWTPVIPCAADQALRIYPHAVVIMSWAPDTDNSDLAVLQALRQAHFDGDFIVIGEKMQATNSPAFWATAQLTVPPLLNQHHHSFDNIHDQVYLVK; via the coding sequence ATGTTTGAACAACTCCAACATTTTCAGCAACAATTCGCTGATCACCCTGTCGCACAACGCAAAATTAACGCGGCACTCACCACCTATCTCGGCCTAGCTCAACAGCAATTACCCGATGACCCGTTACCAACACTCAGTTTTAGTGTCCATCAACTCGTCAACCAGCCAGCATTAATGGCATTGGAAACCCTACTAGCTGACTTTCGTCAGGCGTTAATTACGACTTATGGGATTTGGCATCTCCCCAACAACCGCTGGTTAGATGGCCTACACGACTTCGTTGCCGGACGACCAGTACTTGAGATAATGGCTGGTAATGGTGTGATTTCGCATGGATTACGGGCCCGTGGTGATGACGTGATCGCGACCGACAACTTTGTCTGGTCAGGACAAGATAATCAACGCCCTGATCCTTGGACACCTGTGATACCCTGCGCTGCTGACCAAGCCTTACGTATTTATCCCCATGCGGTGGTAATTATGAGCTGGGCACCAGACACGGATAACAGTGATTTGGCCGTCTTACAGGCGTTACGTCAAGCACATTTTGATGGTGACTTTATTGTCATTGGGGAAAAAATGCAGGCGACCAATTCTCCTGCATTTTGGGCAACTGCCCAGTTAACGGTACCACCACTACTCAATCAACATCATCACAGTTTTGACAACATTCATGATCAAGTCTATCTCGTTAAATAA
- the rarD gene encoding EamA family transporter RarD, which translates to MGNTRVGVTSGLLAYVFWGVLGIFWELLHAVPALDTLAYRIVWSLVTIFVVLLFQNSWRTVWQTIVTLTQNRKILWIMLSGLLITVNWYIYIYMVTHNQATEASLGYYMMPLMNVAIAVLFLHERLSPAKMVALLLVVIGVVLLTKQTGALPLSTLLMAASFCLYSLIKKQVPLPATISLALETLCVAPFAAIYLLLSPHILTQNGPTVTGLIIASGAVTVVPLALFAVATKNTQFMTLGFIQYLNPTIQLLVAVFVLHEPLSWHKIVVFVFIWAGIAVFVLESIYQYQHLRQNHNTALRQSR; encoded by the coding sequence ATGGGCAATACACGAGTTGGTGTGACTTCAGGCTTACTAGCCTACGTATTTTGGGGCGTTCTGGGTATCTTTTGGGAATTACTCCATGCCGTTCCGGCACTCGATACCTTAGCTTACCGAATTGTTTGGTCTTTGGTGACCATTTTCGTGGTGCTGCTTTTTCAAAATAGTTGGCGGACTGTCTGGCAAACCATCGTCACCCTCACGCAAAACCGGAAAATTCTTTGGATCATGCTGAGTGGTCTCCTGATTACCGTCAACTGGTATATTTACATTTATATGGTGACACATAATCAAGCGACCGAGGCGAGTCTTGGGTACTACATGATGCCCTTGATGAATGTGGCCATTGCGGTATTGTTCTTGCACGAGCGGTTATCGCCAGCTAAAATGGTGGCTTTACTTCTTGTTGTCATTGGGGTCGTGCTGCTGACTAAACAAACTGGCGCGCTCCCTTTGTCAACATTACTGATGGCAGCCTCTTTTTGTCTCTACAGCTTGATTAAAAAACAAGTGCCACTGCCAGCAACGATTTCACTCGCACTAGAAACCCTATGCGTGGCGCCATTTGCCGCCATTTATTTACTTTTGTCACCCCATATTCTCACACAAAACGGGCCAACAGTAACCGGTTTGATTATTGCCAGTGGTGCCGTGACTGTTGTGCCACTAGCCCTCTTTGCTGTTGCGACCAAAAACACACAATTTATGACGCTTGGCTTTATCCAATATCTCAATCCAACCATACAGCTCCTAGTCGCTGTTTTCGTGTTACACGAACCTTTAAGCTGGCATAAAATCGTGGTGTTTGTCTTTATTTGGGCCGGTATTGCTGTCTTTGTCCTAGAAAGCATCTATCAATACCAGCATCTCCGTCAAAACCATAATACTGCGCTACGTCAATCAAGATAA
- a CDS encoding ATP-binding cassette domain-containing protein: protein MKEIIAKNWRSILITSLSSALYALASVVSATYYGYIVERSHHKDATLFFMMIVAGITVVLLRYVFDVINQTLMVKFVGKIMYGIREKTMARITANQVSEFGQNKVSSYTSNLLNDVELIEINLIEPFFDLISQIIVVIISSAVILYYQPTVFLIIILGSALVFLIPTLMSKKLQEKQLALSEKSENLTESVTDILNGFATVKATQTLPYFLKDFQRTNQKYTQSRISSGQWIMSNYATSAMLGLFVQYAAVLTAIWFIMQGAISIGIMLTMVQTMNTLVYPLIGIFQLIPQMKSTRPIVQKIENLSKGQDNHQNDLPKRVFNERITLNHISVNLNDKTILDDISLSLIKNKKYLIIGPSGSGKSTLANVLAGFITNFDGEISVDNQVVNANDQMFDIVAYVNQSPYLFNTTVAQNIVMYKKVDNNKLEKVLQDSGAKQFLTNENQLANQITSNGTNYSGGERQRIAIARGLYQQKPMLVLDESLSGLNSSLAHDVENSLLNHDNLTLLYITHKFDMALLKRYDEIIWIQDGKLYQMASPDVLLFNQEFLNFLNIAGKYNGSVSD from the coding sequence ATGAAAGAAATCATAGCAAAAAATTGGCGGAGCATCCTAATCACTAGTCTGTCGTCTGCTTTATATGCCCTGGCAAGTGTGGTCAGTGCGACATATTATGGTTATATTGTCGAACGTTCTCATCATAAAGATGCCACGTTGTTTTTTATGATGATTGTTGCTGGGATTACGGTGGTCTTACTCCGCTATGTGTTTGATGTCATCAATCAAACACTGATGGTTAAATTTGTGGGCAAAATCATGTACGGTATTCGGGAAAAAACCATGGCTCGCATCACGGCTAACCAAGTGTCTGAATTTGGTCAGAATAAAGTCAGTTCTTATACGTCTAATTTACTCAACGATGTTGAATTGATTGAAATCAACTTAATTGAACCCTTTTTCGATTTAATTTCTCAGATCATTGTCGTTATCATTTCTTCGGCAGTCATTTTATATTATCAACCAACGGTATTCTTGATTATCATTTTAGGTTCAGCGCTTGTGTTCTTGATTCCGACGCTCATGAGTAAAAAATTGCAAGAAAAGCAATTAGCCCTTTCCGAGAAATCAGAAAATTTGACAGAATCCGTGACGGACATTTTGAATGGTTTTGCAACCGTCAAAGCGACGCAAACATTACCTTATTTTTTAAAAGATTTTCAGCGCACGAATCAAAAATATACACAATCTCGCATCTCATCAGGCCAATGGATTATGTCGAATTATGCCACCTCAGCGATGCTTGGCCTATTTGTTCAATACGCCGCAGTCCTGACGGCAATTTGGTTCATCATGCAAGGCGCCATTTCTATTGGTATCATGTTAACGATGGTGCAAACGATGAACACGCTGGTCTATCCATTGATTGGCATTTTTCAGCTAATTCCTCAAATGAAAAGCACCAGGCCCATTGTACAAAAAATTGAAAACCTATCCAAAGGTCAGGATAATCACCAAAACGACTTACCAAAACGTGTCTTTAACGAACGTATTACGTTAAATCATATCTCAGTCAACCTTAACGACAAAACAATTCTTGATGATATCTCTTTGTCGCTCATCAAAAATAAGAAGTATCTGATCATTGGCCCAAGTGGTTCAGGAAAATCAACGTTGGCCAATGTTTTGGCAGGGTTTATCACTAATTTCGACGGGGAGATCAGTGTTGACAATCAAGTCGTCAACGCCAACGACCAGATGTTTGACATTGTGGCTTATGTGAATCAATCCCCTTACCTTTTCAACACGACCGTGGCACAAAATATTGTGATGTATAAAAAAGTTGATAACAACAAATTAGAAAAAGTACTGCAAGACAGTGGCGCGAAACAGTTTTTAACAAATGAAAATCAGTTAGCCAATCAAATCACCAGTAATGGTACGAATTATTCAGGAGGCGAACGACAACGCATCGCCATTGCCAGAGGCTTATATCAACAAAAACCGATGCTTGTGCTCGATGAAAGCTTGTCTGGTCTCAATTCAAGCTTGGCCCATGACGTTGAGAACAGTCTATTAAATCATGACAATTTGACATTGCTTTATATCACGCATAAGTTTGATATGGCATTACTTAAAAGATATGACGAGATTATTTGGATCCAGGATGGTAAGCTATACCAGATGGCATCACCTGATGTTTTGTTATTTAATCAAGAATTTTTAAATTTTTTAAATATTGCAGGAAAATACAACGGTTCTGTCTCTGACTAA
- a CDS encoding adenine phosphoribosyltransferase, with protein sequence MTVDLHNYVATVENFPEPGVSFRDISPLMGNGVAYHQAIDAIAAFAKDLNVDLIAGPESRGFIVGSPLAYALNVGFVPARKGGKLPREAVSASYSLEYGKENVLEIHKDAIQPGQRVLIVDDLLATGGTINATREIIEKLGGVVAGVAFIIELTELHGREKIMASGDVPFLALMTY encoded by the coding sequence ATGACAGTAGATTTACACAATTATGTTGCCACCGTAGAAAACTTTCCTGAACCAGGCGTGAGTTTTCGAGACATTTCGCCTTTAATGGGCAATGGTGTGGCTTATCATCAAGCTATTGATGCCATTGCTGCATTTGCAAAGGATTTGAATGTGGACTTGATTGCCGGACCTGAATCACGTGGTTTTATTGTCGGCTCACCATTGGCTTACGCTTTGAACGTTGGCTTTGTGCCAGCACGTAAGGGAGGCAAGTTGCCTCGTGAAGCGGTTAGTGCGTCATATTCACTTGAATATGGCAAGGAAAATGTGTTAGAAATTCACAAGGATGCCATTCAACCTGGACAACGTGTCTTAATTGTGGACGATTTGTTAGCCACAGGTGGCACAATCAATGCAACTCGCGAGATTATTGAAAAGCTCGGCGGTGTTGTGGCGGGCGTTGCCTTCATTATTGAGCTCACTGAATTGCATGGTCGTGAAAAGATCATGGCTTCTGGGGATGTGCCATTTTTGGCCTTGATGACTTACTAA